A single region of the Pseudomonas sp. GGS8 genome encodes:
- a CDS encoding endonuclease/exonuclease/phosphatase family protein, producing the protein MRRWGTERVVGLHDPRVNEHHLESTGLPVDSRLRLLSFNIQVGISTERYRHYLTRGWQHLLPHTGRADNLQKIGNLLGDFDLVALQEADGGSLRSGYVNQVEHLAQLGAFPYWYQQLNRNLGRLGQHSNGVLSRLRPWAIEDHPLPGPKGRGAILVRFGEGPEALVVVMMHLALGARARSMQLAYIRELIGGYKHQVLMGDMNTHASDLLQHSPLRDLGLLAPQLEATFPSWRPQRCLDHILLSPTLTLEKVEVLAQPISDHLPVAVEIRLPGSLTADAFPALSPA; encoded by the coding sequence ATGCGCCGCTGGGGAACTGAACGCGTCGTTGGCCTGCATGACCCGCGGGTCAACGAGCATCACCTGGAATCAACGGGGTTGCCCGTGGACAGCCGTCTGCGTTTGCTCAGTTTCAATATCCAGGTCGGCATCAGTACCGAGCGTTATCGGCACTATCTGACCCGCGGCTGGCAGCATCTGTTGCCGCACACCGGGCGTGCCGACAACCTGCAAAAAATCGGCAATCTGCTGGGCGACTTCGATCTGGTCGCCTTGCAGGAAGCCGATGGCGGTAGCCTGCGATCAGGCTACGTCAATCAGGTCGAACACCTGGCACAACTCGGCGCCTTCCCCTACTGGTATCAACAACTCAATCGCAATCTCGGTCGCCTCGGCCAGCACAGCAATGGTGTGCTCAGTCGACTGCGCCCGTGGGCGATTGAAGATCATCCGCTGCCGGGGCCCAAGGGTCGCGGGGCCATTCTGGTGCGCTTCGGCGAAGGTCCGGAGGCGCTCGTGGTGGTGATGATGCACCTGGCGCTGGGCGCTCGCGCCCGTAGCATGCAACTGGCTTACATCCGCGAGTTGATTGGCGGTTATAAACACCAGGTGCTGATGGGCGACATGAATACCCATGCCAGTGACTTGCTGCAACATTCCCCGTTGCGTGATTTAGGCCTGCTCGCACCGCAATTGGAAGCAACCTTTCCCAGCTGGCGGCCACAGCGCTGCCTGGACCATATTCTGCTCAGCCCCACCCTGACGCTTGAAAAGGTCGAGGTGCTGGCACAACCCATTTCCGATCACCTGCCGGTCGCGGTAGAGATTCGTCTGCCGGGCTCGCTCACGGCCGATGCATTCCCCGCGTTGAGTCCTGCCTGA
- a CDS encoding diguanylate cyclase, which yields MSDEAQRWKEKYLKSIEQQEKLERRWDARLDLLRRGLVRSTLAAEGTDRAVDQCMKEMREVVRTDDMDAGLAALLPRLEKAVLDSEQRRETRVDQVSAALTALVSQLQALPLPREVSRPLKNFAKQLDGRVGQVREIPLLLSELSGLQGKALSLLENPAEPGRPGLLQRLFGSRDADDATPQIAAPELHMPAPQPVEPVAAPLAEHPHPATNLAPAADPQGVMPTVDAALPAAANPETVDTPPPTAAMAPIAEVVVLVPSILEPETTSSQAPGLQTQPNIEQLQEPIPSITVLATQAPPAINPDELIPEASDPQTPEHDILYALPDSPEPSYSSVAKHIEDTLLGLLDDLTLPERHRPQAEAMRNRLQNGLNWYELLPILDDLATLMLAITDSGQHEFEAYLQRLNERLESFQSNLQAASEGHADNRSAAREMDTQIREQVDGLQSSMHEAADLDDLKHMLENHLEGLLGTMDQHQKQRDAREQEVAARLQSLAERVAHMEQEALGYREHLEEQRQKALIDPLTGLPNRAAWSERLDHEISQWQQHGNTLLLAMLDLDHFKRINDNYGHLAGDKVLKIIASVLRKRLRGTDFIARFGGEEFVLLMPATAPMAGAKLLETLRASIEACPFHFKGERVTITISMGLTAFRPDEHGDLVLKRADQALYRAKNTGRNRIELG from the coding sequence ATGAGCGACGAAGCACAGCGCTGGAAAGAGAAATACCTCAAAAGCATCGAACAACAGGAAAAGCTCGAACGTCGATGGGACGCCCGGCTCGACCTGCTGCGTCGCGGGCTGGTACGCAGCACCCTGGCTGCAGAAGGCACCGATCGAGCCGTTGATCAATGCATGAAGGAAATGCGCGAAGTCGTGCGTACCGACGACATGGACGCCGGCCTGGCGGCTTTGCTGCCGCGCCTGGAAAAAGCCGTACTCGACTCCGAGCAGCGCCGGGAAACCCGGGTCGATCAAGTCAGCGCCGCACTGACGGCGCTGGTCTCTCAGTTGCAAGCGTTGCCGCTGCCACGGGAAGTGAGCCGGCCACTGAAGAATTTCGCCAAACAGCTGGACGGACGCGTTGGCCAGGTTCGCGAAATCCCGCTGCTGCTCAGCGAACTGAGCGGTTTGCAAGGCAAGGCCTTGAGCCTGCTGGAGAACCCGGCAGAGCCCGGTCGCCCGGGTTTGCTGCAGCGCCTGTTCGGTAGCCGGGATGCGGACGACGCCACGCCACAGATCGCCGCCCCCGAATTGCACATGCCTGCCCCACAACCTGTCGAACCGGTTGCCGCACCGCTGGCCGAGCACCCACACCCGGCGACCAATCTCGCACCAGCCGCCGACCCGCAAGGAGTAATGCCGACCGTAGACGCCGCGCTGCCCGCCGCTGCGAACCCTGAAACAGTGGACACTCCGCCGCCGACAGCAGCAATGGCACCCATAGCTGAAGTCGTGGTGCTCGTACCGTCCATCCTGGAGCCAGAGACCACGAGCAGCCAGGCCCCAGGGCTACAAACCCAGCCGAACATCGAACAACTGCAAGAGCCGATTCCATCGATCACCGTACTGGCCACTCAGGCTCCGCCGGCAATCAACCCGGATGAGCTGATCCCGGAGGCCAGCGATCCACAAACGCCAGAACACGACATTCTGTATGCCCTGCCGGACTCGCCGGAGCCGTCCTACAGCTCTGTGGCCAAGCACATCGAAGACACCCTGCTGGGCCTTCTCGACGACCTGACGCTGCCAGAGCGCCATCGACCGCAAGCCGAAGCGATGCGCAATCGTCTTCAAAACGGCTTGAACTGGTACGAATTGCTGCCTATTCTCGATGATCTTGCAACATTGATGCTGGCAATTACCGACAGCGGTCAGCACGAATTCGAAGCGTATCTGCAGCGACTCAACGAACGCCTCGAGTCATTTCAGAGCAACCTGCAAGCGGCCAGCGAAGGCCACGCCGACAACCGCTCTGCCGCGCGGGAGATGGACACGCAAATTCGCGAGCAAGTTGACGGCCTGCAAAGCAGCATGCATGAAGCGGCGGACCTCGATGATCTCAAGCACATGCTGGAAAACCATCTCGAAGGCCTGCTCGGCACCATGGACCAGCACCAGAAGCAACGCGACGCGCGTGAGCAGGAAGTCGCGGCCCGCCTGCAAAGCCTGGCTGAAAGGGTTGCCCACATGGAGCAGGAGGCGCTGGGCTACCGTGAGCATCTCGAAGAACAGCGCCAGAAGGCGTTGATCGATCCGTTGACCGGCTTGCCGAATCGAGCGGCCTGGAGCGAACGGCTGGACCACGAAATCAGTCAATGGCAACAACACGGCAACACCCTGTTGCTGGCGATGCTCGACCTCGACCATTTCAAACGCATCAACGACAACTACGGCCACCTGGCGGGCGACAAGGTGCTGAAAATCATCGCCAGTGTGCTGCGCAAGCGTCTGCGCGGGACGGACTTCATTGCCAGGTTTGGCGGTGAGGAGTTTGTGTTGTTGATGCCTGCCACGGCGCCGATGGCCGGCGCGAAACTGCTGGAAACCTTGCGCGCATCGATCGAGGCTTGCCCGTTCCACTTCAAGGGCGAGCGAGTCACTATCACCATTTCCAT